The genomic window GCAAGAATGTTACAGGTAATCCAATAAAGTTTCATCCTTTATTGCTAAAGGGAAAAGGAAAAATTTCCTTTGGTAAAAATGTACAAATAGGTGTGCTTTCTTCGCCTTTTTTTTATTCACATTATACTTATTTTGAAGCTAGAGAATCCTTCAGTGAAATTAGTATTGGAGACAATGTAGCCATTAATAATGCCTTTTCGATAGAATGCAATGCTAAAGTTATAATTGAAAATGATGTTTTAATAGGATCTTTTTGTACTATTATGGATAATGACGGACACGATTTAGCAATAGAAAAGAGAAAGGATGGGAATCCTAAAATGGCATCGATTCATATTCAACAAAATGTATTTTTAGGCTCGAATGTTACCATTTTAAAGGGAGTTACCATCGGAAAAAATTCGATTATAGGCAATGGTTCTGTTGTGACAAAAAGTATTCCTGACAATGTAATTGCAGCTGGAAATCCTGCAAAAGTCATTAGAAATCTATAACATTGAAAAATCTTAAACAAAATAAGCTAATAAAAATTTTATCACTGAACTCTATTTCGGTTGTGATTAGTTTTTTTTTGGGAATTGCTTCTACCAAAATTGTTTCCATTTTTATGGGTGCTTCAGGGATGGCTTTACTGGGGAGTTTTAAAAATTTCACTTCAATGTTTAAATCGATGTCAACTTTAGGAATCAATAATCTTGTTGTTAAGTTAGTTGTTGAAAACAAAGAAGATAAGAAAGAACTTTCGATCATTTATTCTACTTTTTTTTGGATTTTTTTATTGTTTTCAGTTGTTTTAGGAAGCCTTATTTTAGTGTTTTCTAAATTTATTGCCCAATTTTTATTTTTCAATGATTTGTATCTTATTCCAATACAATTTTTTGGAGTATTGCTGCCGTTGGTTGTTGTAAATGTATTTTGGATGGCTATTTATAATGGTTTAGAAAAATTTAAAAAAATAGTTTTCATCCAAATCCTTTCTAATGTAATGGTGTTTTTCATAACCGCATTTTTAGTATGGAAACAAAATATTTTTGGAGGTCTTTTGTCGGTTGCTTTAAGCGAGTTTTTTTTAGTATTGATCACCTTCTTGTTTGTAAGAAGCGATAAAAGTTATTTTCAATTTGATTTACAAAGAATTGTAAGTAAAAAATATTTTGATGCCATACTAAAATTTTCATCTATGGCGTTGTTAAGCGCAGTGCTTGTTCCATTGGTATTGATGTTGATTAGGAACCGAATTGCTAGTCAATATTCTATTAATGAAGCTGGAATATGGGACGCGGTGAATAAATTATCTAGTTTCTATATGTTGATATTTAGTTCGGGTTTGTCCTTGTATTATATGCCTAAATTAGCGACCTTAAAAACGGATGATGAGTTCAAAATTGAATTGAAATCCTATTTTAAGTTATTTGTTCCATTATTCTTAATTGTGTTGATTGCGGTGTTTTTTCTTAAAGAAATTATTATACATTTAGCTTTTACACCAGCATTTTCAAGAATAAAAGAAGTCTTGATTTGGCAACTATTAGGTGATTTTTTCCGCATAATGACTTTGGCTTTTGGGTATCAAATTGTTGCTAAAGCAATGATCAAAAAATATTTTATTCTCGAAATCACATTCAATTCATTGTACCTTATTTTGTCTTATTATTTGATACCAATTTCTTCTTTTGAGGGGGCTTTACAAGCTTATTTATTTGCTAATTTATTCTTGTTTGTTTTGATTTTGTGGATGTTTAGGAAATTGTTTTTTATTCCTTTGCCTAAACAAGAATTATAGAATTCAACAAATTGTAAAGATTCATATATGAATTGGTTTAAATTTAGATGCTTAAAAATAAGAGATTTCTATAGTTTCCAAACCCCCAAGTAGTTGTCAGTAATTTGGACGTAATTATGCTCTTTTTCGATAAAATTTCTGGCTCTCTCCCCAATAGCAGTTAGTTCTGATGGATTTTCAATCAAAAAAGACAATTCAGCGACTAAAGAATCGACATCAGGCAAAGCATTAATTACCACTCTTTCGGTTAAATTGTAGTGTTTTGTAAACTCATTTTCAGCACCTGTAAAAACGACTTTTCCTTTCGCCATCGCCTCAAGAGCATTATATCCTTGATCGTAAGCATAAACTTGGTCAAGCAAAATATGTGCTCTATTATAAAGTTCAATGTATTGATTGTACGGAATGTTTTCAGAAATTATTATTTCAACTTTCGATTCGTATTTTTCTTTAATTATGTTTAAAGCTTTTTCAAAAAATGAAATCCCTTTTTTGATGTAACTCCCACGATTGATTCCCAAGAAAATCACAATTCTAGTATTTGTTTCTAATGCTTTAAATTCAATTTTGTTAATGTTTATGGGGTTAGGAATAAAGTAAACTTTATATCCCATAGCCTCCATAGGAATTTTATAATCCAAATCGGAAGCAATTAAACTTTGACAGTTTTCAACCAACCAATCAAAAGTTTTTCGATAACTTTTAGTGCTGTATTTTAAAGGAAAATGAAATTGTCTTGCCAATGTGTTGTCTTCAAAATAAGGAGTCAGAATTGAATATTTCATTTCCTTTTTGAATAAATAATCAATAATGGGAGTTTCATCTCCACAAACTAACAAGCTGCGATTTTGAATATTTTGAAAAAGTTTTTTGTAAAGGAAACGCGCCAAAAACGGATAAGTTTCTATAGCGTCAGAATTGATTAATTGTACGTGATTAAAGTCTTTTAGTTTTGGAAGCAAGAAGTAAAAACGAACCGCTCTTTCTATCTTTTCTAAATCGATTGTTGTGGTTTTGCAAATCAGATTTTTGATTTTTCGGATGAACCAAAAGTTTGAAAAAAAAGCAGAATGAATAGAATAATCTACATTGTATTTCTTGAAATGATCGCCTGAAGCTACAACGGTAACTTCGTGTTCTAAAGTAATTAATCCTTCTTTGAGTGAATTATGCAATCGACTGTATTCTCCTAACAAAAGTATTTTCATTTGGCGGACATAAATTTCTATATTTGTGTAAATATACTAACAAATTGACAAAAGAATTTAAAAAACAAGATATAGAAATTCTGGTTTCGACGATGAATCGAAATTCTTTAGATTTTTTGATTCCGATGTTTTCTTTTAGTCATTTTTCTGAATTTTCAATCTTAATTATCAATCAAACGGAAGGTGATAATTTGCTAGTTTCAGATTTTTCGTCTGTTCGAGTAATCAATTCTTTAGAAAAAGGTTTGTCCAGAAGTAGAAATTTGGCGTTGAAAAATGCGATGGGTAAAATCCTTTTAATCGCAGATGATGATTTGGTGTTTAAAGTAGATTTTGATACCAAAATTGTTCAAGCTTACAATCAATTTAGTAATAAAGCTGTGATAAGTTTTTGTATCGAAAAACCAAATGGATCGTTATTTAAAAAGTACTTGCCAGAGGCAAAATCGGATTTGAATCTGATGGAATTGTTCAATGTTTTGTCTGTAGAAATAAGTCTAAACAAAACGATTTTAGATAAAACAGGAGTGACTTTTGATGACAATTTCGGACTTGGTTCTACTTTTAAAATGGGAGAGGAGGCTATTTTTTTGTCGGATATTAAAAATAAAAATTATCAAATTGCCTTTGTTCCCAATGTAATTGCAAAGCATCCCGAAATTTCTTCCAATGAAAAAATAGATTTTTTTCAACGGTATTACATTCAAGGTGCTTTTTTGTCTAGAGTATTTCAAGCGAATTATTTTGTAGATTTAGCCACCAAACTGTTTTTTGATTGGAAACAAAAAAAGCTGAAATTAAGACAAATTAGTAAAGCCATTAAAAGTGCTAATCAAGGAAAACAAGATTTTTACAAATTAAAAAATAAAAGTAATGCTTAACGATATTCAGTTTCTAAATTTCCCAGTGGTTGAAGATATTCGCGGTAATTTAGCCTTTATTCAAAACGATATTTTACCCTTTGAATTCAAGCGAATTTATTATCTTTTTGATGTACCAAGTACAGCTTTTAGAGGCGGACATTCACATATTGATCAGCACGAAATTTTAATTGCTTTGAGCGGTAGTTTTGAAGTCGTTTTGGATGATGGACTAGAAAAAAAAGCTGTAGTTTTAAATAAACCCAATATTGGTCTTCATATAGGAACTGGAATTTGGCGTGAATTACAAAATTTTTCTTCAGGAGCGGTTTGTTTGGTAATTGCTTCGGATATTTTTGACGAAGCAGATTATATTCGGGATTATAGCGTTTTTTTAGATTCTAAAAAATGAGAATTTTATATATAACTCCAAAAATTAATAATGAAGGTGGTGTCGCTAGAATATTATCGATAAAAGCCAATTATCTTATAGAAAAATGGGGTTACGATGTTCATATTCTTACTCAAAATGAGGGCAATAATCCTTTGTTCTTTTCCTTTAATGAGCAAATAAAATTTCATGATATGACGTTGAGAGGAAACAAAATAGCTTTTTTCTCGCGTTATCAAAAAGCATTAAATAATGTTTTGAGCCTTGTACAACCAGATGTAATTGTTGTTTGTGACAATGGTTTGAAAGCTTTTGCAATTCCTTTTATTTTAAAAACAAAGACACCTATTGTTTTTGAATGTCACGGTTCTAAATACATTGAAGAAAGAGAGAATAACAATCTCTTTTTTACCAAAATTAAATCAGCTTTCAAAGATTTTTCAGCTAATAGATTTACCAAATTTGTCGCTTTATCGGGAGAAAATTTAAACGAATGGAAAGTAAATAATGGTAGTGTAATTTCAAATCCCTTATGGTTTGAAACCCAGTCTTTTTCTGCTTTGAACTCTAAAAAAGTTATAGCAGTAGCAAGACATTCTTACGAAAAAGGATTGGATCGATTACTTTATATTTGGGAAAAAATTAGTGAAAAACACCCCGATTGGATATTAGATATTTATGGAAAATCGAATGAAAATCAAACGTTAAAAAAATTGGTTGCAGACCTTAATATTGCTAATAGTGTTGCTTTTTTCGAGCCAGTCAAAAATATAAATGATAAATATCTTGAAGCTTCAATGTTAGTAATGACTTCAAGAACAGAAGGTTTTGGAATGGTGCTTATTGAAGCTATGGCGTTGGGTTTACCTGTTGTTGCTTATGATTGTCCATGTGGACCAAGAGCCATTATTCAAAATGATAAAAATGGATTTTTAATAGAAGATGGAAGTATGGACTCATTTTTAGTAAAGCTCGAATTGCTAATGAATGATGAAAATAAGAGGTTTCAAATGGGTTTGAACGCCAGAGAGAGTGTAAAAAAATACAATTTAGACAACATAATGCTACAATGGAAAACTCTTTTCGAAGAAATGGTTTAACTTTAACCAATAATTATCAGGATTTAATACTGCAATAATAGCCTAATTTATATAAATCAAATAGCAATAAAGAAGGTTTTGAAGAAAACAAGTTGTTCGTGAGTGTTCTCTCTGATTTTTTGAATAAAAAGGAAACAAACAAAGTTAAATGTAGTTTGTTTAACAAAGCATGAACTTTCAAAATTTTACTTTCAGAATGTTCTAAATTTGTGTTTTGAGTTATTGATTTTAGATTTTCTAAAGCAATTTTGGTTTTGTTTAAAAACTGTTGCGAGCATTCTAACCCCAAATGAAAAGTCGGATTATGGATGTGCTTTACTAAAATCCCTTTCTTTTTTAAATCTGATAAAAATACCAAATCTTCATAGCCATAATTGGTAATAGACTCATCAAATTGATTCGCAACAAATACATTTTTTTGAATCAATAAATTAGAAGTTAAAGCACTTTCGTTAGGATTAATTTTTCTTTTTTCTGCAGGAATCGCTTCTCTTGATCGTCCATAAATCCATCTTAATAATTGATCGGGATTCGGTTCTTTTTTTTCATATTCAATTCCTCCAAAAATCACTTTTTCTTCTTTTTTTATTTCCGAAATGTAGTTTTGAATAAAATTGTCATAAACAGGAATCGTATCTGCATCAAGAAAAAGAAACCAATTGTAATTGGCTTTTCGAGCTAAAAGATTTCGAATTTTGCTTCGTCCAATATTGTCTTCTAATAATTCATATTGAACATATTGTAGATTATTAATTTTTTTATTTTTTACAATAAAATCAGTTGATGCGTCATCAATTACAATAATTTCAAACGGTATCTCTAATCCCAAGCATTGCTTATGTAGTTCCGAAACTAGAGGAAAAATGTCATAATTGTATGTTGGAATCAGTATGGAAAGCATATAATTTATGTTTTTTCTTGTACTTTTTCTTTAACAAATAATAGAACAATAATAATCATTAAAAATTCAAATGGAAAACTATATCGGCTATTACTTCCATAAGTTGCCATTGCTTGCAAAATAGAGGTAGCGAGTATAATAATTACTGTAGTAAATTCAAAGGATACTTTTCGTGTTTTGAAAAAACGTATCACATAAACTGGAGAAATAATCAAGAAACTAAACTTAAAAATCAACAATAGAACGCTTTGAATGTGCCAAAATCCGATACAAATTTTGTTACCAAACGGAACTAAAAAATCTAAATAATTGAAA from Flavobacterium eburneipallidum includes these protein-coding regions:
- a CDS encoding glycosyltransferase family 2 protein — encoded protein: MLSILIPTYNYDIFPLVSELHKQCLGLEIPFEIIVIDDASTDFIVKNKKINNLQYVQYELLEDNIGRSKIRNLLARKANYNWFLFLDADTIPVYDNFIQNYISEIKKEEKVIFGGIEYEKKEPNPDQLLRWIYGRSREAIPAEKRKINPNESALTSNLLIQKNVFVANQFDESITNYGYEDLVFLSDLKKKGILVKHIHNPTFHLGLECSQQFLNKTKIALENLKSITQNTNLEHSESKILKVHALLNKLHLTLFVSFLFKKSERTLTNNLFSSKPSLLLFDLYKLGYYCSIKS
- a CDS encoding O-antigen translocase, which encodes MKNLKQNKLIKILSLNSISVVISFFLGIASTKIVSIFMGASGMALLGSFKNFTSMFKSMSTLGINNLVVKLVVENKEDKKELSIIYSTFFWIFLLFSVVLGSLILVFSKFIAQFLFFNDLYLIPIQFFGVLLPLVVVNVFWMAIYNGLEKFKKIVFIQILSNVMVFFITAFLVWKQNIFGGLLSVALSEFFLVLITFLFVRSDKSYFQFDLQRIVSKKYFDAILKFSSMALLSAVLVPLVLMLIRNRIASQYSINEAGIWDAVNKLSSFYMLIFSSGLSLYYMPKLATLKTDDEFKIELKSYFKLFVPLFLIVLIAVFFLKEIIIHLAFTPAFSRIKEVLIWQLLGDFFRIMTLAFGYQIVAKAMIKKYFILEITFNSLYLILSYYLIPISSFEGALQAYLFANLFLFVLILWMFRKLFFIPLPKQEL
- a CDS encoding glycosyltransferase family 4 protein — translated: MRILYITPKINNEGGVARILSIKANYLIEKWGYDVHILTQNEGNNPLFFSFNEQIKFHDMTLRGNKIAFFSRYQKALNNVLSLVQPDVIVVCDNGLKAFAIPFILKTKTPIVFECHGSKYIEERENNNLFFTKIKSAFKDFSANRFTKFVALSGENLNEWKVNNGSVISNPLWFETQSFSALNSKKVIAVARHSYEKGLDRLLYIWEKISEKHPDWILDIYGKSNENQTLKKLVADLNIANSVAFFEPVKNINDKYLEASMLVMTSRTEGFGMVLIEAMALGLPVVAYDCPCGPRAIIQNDKNGFLIEDGSMDSFLVKLELLMNDENKRFQMGLNARESVKKYNLDNIMLQWKTLFEEMV
- a CDS encoding acyltransferase, with product MKKYEILSDCKNVTGNPIKFHPLLLKGKGKISFGKNVQIGVLSSPFFYSHYTYFEARESFSEISIGDNVAINNAFSIECNAKVIIENDVLIGSFCTIMDNDGHDLAIEKRKDGNPKMASIHIQQNVFLGSNVTILKGVTIGKNSIIGNGSVVTKSIPDNVIAAGNPAKVIRNL
- a CDS encoding glycosyltransferase family protein; the protein is MKILLLGEYSRLHNSLKEGLITLEHEVTVVASGDHFKKYNVDYSIHSAFFSNFWFIRKIKNLICKTTTIDLEKIERAVRFYFLLPKLKDFNHVQLINSDAIETYPFLARFLYKKLFQNIQNRSLLVCGDETPIIDYLFKKEMKYSILTPYFEDNTLARQFHFPLKYSTKSYRKTFDWLVENCQSLIASDLDYKIPMEAMGYKVYFIPNPININKIEFKALETNTRIVIFLGINRGSYIKKGISFFEKALNIIKEKYESKVEIIISENIPYNQYIELYNRAHILLDQVYAYDQGYNALEAMAKGKVVFTGAENEFTKHYNLTERVVINALPDVDSLVAELSFLIENPSELTAIGERARNFIEKEHNYVQITDNYLGVWKL
- a CDS encoding glycosyltransferase family 2 protein; protein product: MTKEFKKQDIEILVSTMNRNSLDFLIPMFSFSHFSEFSILIINQTEGDNLLVSDFSSVRVINSLEKGLSRSRNLALKNAMGKILLIADDDLVFKVDFDTKIVQAYNQFSNKAVISFCIEKPNGSLFKKYLPEAKSDLNLMELFNVLSVEISLNKTILDKTGVTFDDNFGLGSTFKMGEEAIFLSDIKNKNYQIAFVPNVIAKHPEISSNEKIDFFQRYYIQGAFLSRVFQANYFVDLATKLFFDWKQKKLKLRQISKAIKSANQGKQDFYKLKNKSNA
- a CDS encoding sugar 3,4-ketoisomerase, coding for MLNDIQFLNFPVVEDIRGNLAFIQNDILPFEFKRIYYLFDVPSTAFRGGHSHIDQHEILIALSGSFEVVLDDGLEKKAVVLNKPNIGLHIGTGIWRELQNFSSGAVCLVIASDIFDEADYIRDYSVFLDSKK